Proteins from one Robertmurraya sp. FSL R5-0851 genomic window:
- a CDS encoding DUF5677 domain-containing protein, with product MVKFGKNGRVIGQRDVINRKLDHDIKQALNRIAEPIEMLVDYGTYIPDIVKANSEFNEYDISFVTLFSEFLTSLDSIVILIQKGSGDAIKPQLRTMFEQKLSIERMIHLGIRKGSLAYQVTSAKKRIKVYKQLDPNTQQGIAFRKKLGELAVLIPNKSNNIEIAGLEKLLAEEPFKEVNEEYERYVKAKNKKNPNWYNLYSDDKITTLEQLAVELDRQSQYELLYRDLSSYVHGNGSIGRLVRYSEGISLNPTIRQFTNIPTLAIHTIMLVYELYRYILEEFSESEGKAFVDWYDMVLNDKVVNISNTTFNLTY from the coding sequence CAGAACCAATAGAAATGCTAGTCGATTACGGTACATACATTCCCGATATTGTTAAAGCCAACTCCGAGTTTAATGAATATGATATTTCATTTGTAACGTTATTTTCTGAGTTTTTAACTTCGTTAGATAGTATTGTCATTTTGATACAAAAAGGTAGCGGAGATGCGATAAAACCGCAACTACGTACAATGTTCGAGCAAAAGCTATCTATTGAACGGATGATACACTTAGGTATAAGGAAAGGTTCCTTAGCTTACCAAGTTACGTCTGCTAAGAAGCGTATCAAAGTCTATAAACAATTAGATCCAAACACGCAACAAGGGATAGCCTTTAGAAAAAAGTTGGGAGAATTGGCGGTGCTTATACCCAATAAAAGTAATAACATCGAAATTGCAGGTCTCGAAAAATTATTAGCAGAGGAACCGTTTAAGGAAGTAAATGAAGAGTACGAAAGGTACGTTAAAGCTAAAAATAAAAAGAACCCGAATTGGTACAACTTATATTCAGACGATAAAATTACCACCCTTGAACAATTAGCGGTTGAACTAGATAGACAAAGTCAATACGAATTATTATATCGGGATTTGTCTAGCTATGTACACGGTAACGGTTCGATAGGTCGATTAGTTAGGTATAGTGAGGGCATAAGCCTGAACCCTACTATAAGGCAATTTACGAACATTCCCACGCTTGCTATTCACACAATAATGTTAGTTTACGAATTATACCGCTATATCTTAGAAGAGTTTAGTGAAAGTGAAGGTAAAGCGTTTGTGGATTGGTATGATATGGTGCTTAACGATAAAGTTGTGAACATAAGTAATACTACTTTTAATTTGACTTATTAG
- a CDS encoding IS3 family transposase, with protein sequence MQKGYSISKVLKIIGIPRSTYYYQKNYRVEEKKVSEGRPAPGYSIQEDGQKISDEQIKEFLLEEIAGDCYNYGYRKLTKVLRRKYKLKINKKKVYRICKELGILRPQRQKKVSYPRKLARNRIITRSNQLWEADIKYGFIEGEDRFFFVMSIIDVYDRGIITYHMGLSCTGDDVKQTLKRALLKRQQYDELEKPVIRTDNGPQFISHTFEKFCEDSKIEHERIPPRTPNMNAHIESFHRIFEDDCLSRWQFETYTEAYQEVMNFMEFYNERRMHSSILDLSPKEFYQKQDSLVIKEVRV encoded by the coding sequence ATTCAAAAAGGCTACTCGATTTCAAAGGTGCTTAAAATCATAGGTATTCCTCGATCCACATACTATTATCAAAAGAATTATCGTGTTGAGGAGAAAAAAGTAAGTGAGGGACGTCCAGCACCAGGTTATTCGATCCAAGAGGACGGTCAAAAGATATCAGACGAACAGATTAAAGAATTTCTACTAGAAGAGATTGCCGGTGATTGCTATAACTATGGTTATCGCAAACTCACTAAGGTCTTAAGGCGAAAATACAAACTTAAAATTAACAAGAAAAAAGTATACCGGATTTGTAAAGAATTGGGCATCTTACGCCCACAGCGCCAAAAGAAAGTCTCATACCCTAGGAAACTAGCAAGAAATCGCATTATTACAAGATCTAATCAGCTATGGGAAGCTGACATTAAATATGGCTTTATCGAAGGTGAGGATCGCTTTTTCTTTGTCATGTCCATCATCGATGTTTATGACAGGGGCATCATTACCTATCATATGGGATTAAGCTGCACTGGAGATGATGTCAAACAGACACTGAAAAGGGCATTATTAAAACGCCAACAATATGACGAATTGGAAAAACCTGTAATCCGAACAGACAATGGACCGCAGTTTATTTCCCATACTTTTGAAAAGTTTTGTGAAGATTCCAAAATTGAGCACGAAAGAATTCCACCAAGAACACCAAATATGAATGCTCATATTGAGTCTTTCCATCGCATTTTTGAGGACGATTGCCTATCCAGATGGCAGTTTGAAACCTACACAGAAGCATATCAAGAAGTCATGAATTTTATGGAGTTCTACAACGAGAGACGTATGCATTCTAGTATACTAGATTTGTCACCAAAGGAATTCTATCAAAAACAAGATTCATTGGTGATCAAGGAGGTTCGGGTGTAA
- a CDS encoding transposase: MKRIKHSKEFKLQVIKEAQDTGKNTLVARRYDLNPNMVSRWVREYKDGKFGEVDVAVLPDIDSKELSKENEKLKMLLGEKDLEIAILRDLIKKKNPHLLKSMK, from the coding sequence ATGAAACGAATAAAACATTCTAAAGAATTTAAATTACAAGTCATCAAGGAAGCCCAAGACACAGGGAAGAATACCCTTGTAGCTCGCCGGTATGATCTGAATCCCAATATGGTTAGTCGCTGGGTTCGTGAATACAAAGATGGTAAATTTGGTGAAGTAGATGTGGCTGTGCTGCCAGATATAGACTCCAAAGAATTATCCAAAGAAAATGAAAAACTTAAAATGTTATTAGGTGAAAAAGACCTTGAAATAGCGATCCTGAGGGATCTTATAAAAAAGAAAAACCCTCACTTGCTGAAAAGCATGAAGTAG